The Alicyclobacillus macrosporangiidus CPP55 genome segment TGAGGCGGCTCTGCTGGCGGCCATCCCGAACAACGCCAGCCTGTTCTCGCCGTACGACCACCTGGACAACGCCATCTCCCGCCAGCACTACATTCTGGACCAGATGCGGGCAAATGGCATGATCTCCGATGCGCAGTACCAAGCGGCGCTGAAGTACGACATCAAGAAGGACATCCAGCCCGAGCCGAAGGGCAGCGCGTACAGCCAGCATCCGTACCTTATGATCGACGAGATCCGGCCCCTCGTGGCCCAGTACCTCGTCCAGTCTGGCCGGTACTCCAGTGAGGAGGAGGCGCTCAAGGCCCTGCCGACGGCCGGCTACAAGATCTACACGTCCATTGACCTCAAGGCGCAGAACCAGGTGGAGAGCGTGCTCGCGGACGACAAGCTCTTTGGCAACACCAACCAGGTGGCCAAAGACGCCAACGGCAAGACCATCACGAAGAACGGCAAGCCTGTCGTAGACCTGTATGAGGCTGGGGTGACTTTGATCGACAACCAGACCGGGGGCATCCTCGCCATCGGCGGCGGCCGGGACTACACCCGCGACAGCGTGGATCACACCATCACGCCGGAGCAGCCCGGTTCGTCCATCAAGCCCCTGCTCGACTACGGCCCAGCCCTGGACCAGCACCGGATTACGGCCGCCACGCCCATCCTGGACGCACCCGTCACCTATCCCGGCGGGGACGGCAAGCTCTGGTCTCCGCAAAATGACGACAATGCGTGGCACGGCGTGCTCACCGTCCGGCAGGCGTTGACCTACTCGTACAACATCCCGGCCATCAAGGTGTATGACCGGTACAGCCAGTCCATCGGGTCGGGCTACTTGGAGAAGATGGGCATCTCGACCCAGGCCAAGACGTTGGACGGCCATCCCACCCTGGTGCAGGAGGACCTGCAGAACCTGGCCTCCGCCATCGGCGGCATGAAGTACGGCCTGACGGTGCAACAGATGACGAGCGCCTACACCGTCTTCCCGAATCAGGGCGTGTGGCGCCACCCGTACCTCATCAGCAAGATCGTCGATCGCGACGGCAACACGCTGTACCAGTTCCAGCCCTCTGCAACCAAGGTGTTCTCGCCGCAGACGGCGTACGTGATGACCGATATCTTGCACGATGTCGTCTACGCCCCAGGCGGGACGGCCAATCCTGTGGGCGCCCACTTCCCGGGTTACTACATCTCGGGCAAGACGGGGACGACGGACGATCGCCGCGACGGGTGGTTCATCGGATATACCCAGAAGTACACCATGGGCATCTGGATGGGCTACAACCACAACCAGCAGATCGACCGCGACGTATATAACCTGAAGTTCAGCGTCTGGAACAGGATCATGGATCCGCTGCTGAAAGCGGCCCCGCCGACTTCGCCCTTCCCGCGGCCCCCCGGCGTCGTGAGCCTGGCGGTGTGTAAGAAGTCGGGGATGCTGCCGACCGACCTGTGCAAAGAGGACGGGGACGTGTATACGGAGCTGTTCATCCAGGGGACGGAGCCGGCGAACCCGTGCACGGCTCATGTCCAGGCGCTGTACACCGTGGTCAACGGAAAGCGCTACCTGGCCACGACCAACACGCCGCCTGCAGAGATCCGGACCGGGCTGTTCATCATCCCGCCCGAGAAGGTGCCGGACGGTACGGTCACCAGCGACAGTGCCGAGTACCTGCCGACGCAGGCTGACCCGCGCGGCGGCACCGTCCTGAGCCACCCGGGCCAGCAGACGGTTCAGCCACCCCTCCCTGCCCCCGCGCAGGTTCAGGCAGCGTTCACCCAGGGTGGCGTGCAGTTGCAGTGGAGCCCGGTGGCAGGGGCCAGCGGATACACCGTGTGGCGGGCGACCGCCCCCGGCGGCCCGTACGTCAACGTCGCGGGGCCCATCGCGCAGACCACGTTCGCCGACACGAAGCTGCCGGCGGGCGCAAGCTCGCTGTACTACCAGGTGTACGCCATGTCCCCGAGCGGCATCTCGCCGCCCTCCCCCCCGGTCAGCGTCGTCGTGCCCGGCGGCGGAGGTTCCGGCGGCGCCCCGCCGGGCCAGGGGAACACCACCGGCGGATCGGGCGGAACGGGCAACACCACCAACGGCCAGCGGACGCCTCCGGGGCACGGCCGCGGAAAAGGCGGCAAGGACACCGGCAACGTCACCGGGCTGCCCGATCTGCTCTGGCCGGGGGGCTCCCGGATCGGGCGCGCGGCTAACGGTCTGGCGGGGGGCTCCGCTCCGCTTCGACTCTTACGAGAGACGCTTCGCGGAGCCCCCGCCAGATTCCAGATTTCAGATTGGAACGGAGTGTGCACCGCCACGCAGCGTCGCCGGCGGGTGTGTTGCTCCGCTCCTGCGCTAAAGCGAGCCGCTCCGCAACACACCCACCGTCACTCTGAGTACGTGGTACGGGGGCCTGTTCGATGTGCGCGAAGACAGCGTTGTTCCGCCCTCTTCATGATGGTTGGCGCACGCCGCGAAGTCTCTCGTAAGACATCCATGTCGAACTTCGACGCCACGGGAGCATGAAAATGAGGAGATATTGCGATACGATCGCGTCAGCAGCCGCCAGAGCTCGTTTGACGGTGGTGCATAAAGCCCGATCGTAAGACGGAGCCGGCGACCTCGAGAACCACGGTTTGTCGCTCCCCTACGGGATGCACGCACAGTAGAATTCGGATCATCGGTCGCCACGCGGTTGCGATTGTTCGCTCGATGGAGGTGCCCGTGGAATGGAAGTCGTGCATGAACGTTGCTGCGGGCTGGATGTGCACAAGAAGAAGGTTGTTGCGTGTGTACTCACCCCTGAAGGCAAAGAGATTCGCACATTCGGCACGATGACGGAAGATCTCCAAGCGATGTGCCAATGGATTCGCCAACACGGCTGCACACATGTGGCGATGGAGAGTACCGGCGTGTACTGGAAACCGATTTACAACCTATTAGAGGACCAGGGGCTTGAAATTCTTGTAGTGAACGCACAGCACATCAAACAGGTACCCGGGCGTAAGACCGATGTCAAAGATGCGGAGTGGATCGCGCAGCTTCTGCAACATGGACTTCTGAAGGGCAGCTACATTCCCTCGCGTGAGCAACGAGAGTTGCGTGAGTTGATTCGTTACCGGAAGTCGCTCATTCGCGAGCGTGCGAGTGAAGTGAACCGACTCCAAAAAGTCCTAGAAGGCGCGAATATCAAGCTGGCATCGGTCGCTTCGGACGTGCTCGGTGCGAGCGGGCGTGCGATGCTGGAAGAACTCATCGCTGGGAACACCGACGAACAAAGCATGGCTGCTCTCGCGAAAGGCCGATTGCGGAACAAGACGAAGGAGCTTGAGCAGGCGCTCAAAGGCATTGTGCGTCCTCATCAGCGGAAGCTGCTGGCCATTCAGCTTCAACACATTGATGAGTTAGACGAGTTAATCGAGGAAGTGAGCGCCGAGATAGCGCGGCGGATGCGCCCTTTTGAAGAAGACCTGGCGCGTCTCGAGGGGATTCCGGGGGTTGGGCGAAAGGCGGCAGAAATGATTGTGGCGGAAGTCGGGACGGATATGAGTCGGTTTCCGACCGCAGCGCATCTGGCATCCTGGGCAGGACTGTGTCCCGGGAACCACGAGAGTGCGGGAAAACGATACAGTGGAAAAACACGCAAGGGTGACGGATGGTTGCGAGAAACGATGATCGAATGCGCACGCGCTGCCGCCCGAGGCAAAAACACCCGCCTTTCCGCCCGATATCACCGGATTGCTGCGCGCCGGGGAACGAAACGTGCAGCGGTCGCTCTGGCGCACACCCTGCTGGTCATCGTATACCACCTGCTTAAGCACAAGGTTGCCTATCAAGACCTGGGACCTGATTACTACGATCGGCAGAATCGAGAAACGTTGATTCGACGCCACGTGCATCGGCTGAAGCAATTGGGCGTACAAGTTGTCATCACTGGGGAAGCCTCCTGAATCAATATACATAAATAACCATTCGAGAACTGCACAAGAGGGAGTATTCTCTTTTTTGTCCATTTTCTCAGTAGAGTCGAAGCTCAGTGCGCCGTCGCCAACTCACTTCAGTTCGACCACCGTGGCGCCGTCCCCGCCTTGGCCCGGACCGCCGGGCGCCCAAGACGACACGTGCGGGTGCTTGGACAGGTAACGGCGAACCCCGTCGCGCAGGGCGCCGGTGCCCTTGCCGTGGATGATGGTCACCCGCGGCAGGCCGCTGAGGACCGCCTGATCCAGATACCGATCGACGGACGGCAGCGCCTCCTCGACGGTCTGTCCGCGGATGTCGAGCTGCAGCGGGACCGTCTGGACCGACCGCTTCACGGTGCGGACCGCCTGCACCCGCTCCGGGGCGGAGGAGAGCACCTCGACGTCGTCCGCCGGCACCTTCATCCGCAGCAGCCCCAGTTGAACCGTCAGCTCTCGTCCGTCCGCCGAGCGCTCCACGACCTCGCCCTTCTGCCCGACCGACAACACCCGGACCGTGCTGCCCACGGTCGCGCGCCCAGCGTCGTTTCCCTTGCGCCGCGTCACCCGCCGCTCCTCCGGCAGGGCGTCCTCCAGCGCCTTACGAAGCTCCACCAGCTCGTGGTCCTTCACCGGGCCGCCGCGCTGGCGCTCGCGCAGCTCCCGGATGACGCGCTCCGCCTCGGAGCGGGCCCTCGCCAGAACCTCGCGCGCCTCGCGCAGGGCGGCCTCACGCGCCTGCTCCACCGACTGCTCGAAGGCCTCCCGTTCCTGGACCCACTGTGCGCGCTCGCGCCGCGCCTGTGCAAGCTCCCGTTCCGCCTCGGTGCGCATGCGCTCCGCCTCTCGGCGCGCCGCTTCCAGTTGGGCGATCAAATCCTCGACGCGGACGTCGTCCGTGCGCAGATGATGGCGAGCCTGTTCAATCAATGGCTCCGGCATCCCGAGGCGGGCCGCGATGGCCAACGCGTTGGATCGCCCGGGTACACCGAGCAGCAGGCGGTACGTGGGGCGCAGCGTGTCCACGTCGAACTCGACGCTGGCGTTGATGGCCGCAGGCTCCCGGAAGGCGTACGCCTTCAGCTCCGCGTAGTGGGTGGTCGCCACCACCCGCGCCCCGCGCGTCTTCAGCCAGTCCAAAATGGCCATCGACAGGGCCGCGCCCTCCGCCGGGTCGGTCCCCGCGCCCAGCTCGTCGAGCAGCACCAGGCTGTCCGGGCCCACGTGCTCGAGCATCCCAATGATGTTGCGCATGTGGGACGAAAAGGTGGACAAACTTTGTTCGATGCTCTGTTCATCGCCGATGTCCGCGAATACGTCACCGCACCAACCGATGTCGCTGGGCGATCGCGTCGTCAGAAAACAGCCGGACATGGCGAGCAGGGTCAGCAGGCCCACGGTCTTCAGAGTCATTGTCTTCCCGCCGGTGTTCGGCCCGGTGATGATCACCATTCGGAAGTCGTCCCCCAACCGGATGTCGATGGGGACCGCCGCTTCCTTCGGGATCAAGGGATGCCGCGCGCCCGTGAGGTGCCACACCCCGTCCGTGCGAAGCCGCGGCCGCTGCGCATCCTCGCGCCTGGCATACTCGGCCTTCGCCATCCAAGCGTCGAGGATCGCCAAGCGCTCAGCGTTTTCCGCCAATGGCTCCGCCACCGCCGCGACCACGCCGGAGAGCCGCTGCAGCACCCGCTCGACCTCGCGGTCCTCCTCCGCGGCCAGGGCGCGCACGCGGGCGCTCATCTGAACAATCTCCTGGGGTTCGATGAACACCGTGGCCCCCGAGGACGACACGTCGTGGACGACGCCAGGGACCTGGTTCTTGAACTCCACGCGCACGGGCAGGCAAAAGCTGTCCCCGCGCACGGTCACCACCGGGTCCTGCAGCCAGCGCTGCAGGTGTCGCACCATCTGGTCCAACCGCTCCCGGATCCGGGCTTCCTCGGCCCGGCGCTGGCTCCGGACGCGGCGCAGTTCGGGACTGGCCTGGTCCAGTACCAGGCCATCCTCATCAATCGCCTGCCGGAGTTCCAGCTCCGTCTGCCGCGCGTCGAACAGGCCCGCGGCCATCGCTTGCAGGTGGGGGATGTCCACCGTCTCTGCGGCGGCCTCAATCGCGGTCCGGGCACGCCGCCCCCCGGCGATGAAAAGCGCCACCTCGTTCAGGTCCTCGGCCGACAGCACGCCGCCGATCGCCGCCTTGCGCAGGTGCGGGCGGATGTCGCGGATGCCGCCAAACGGGATCCCGCCGCGCCGAAGCAGCATCCGCAGCGCTTCGTCCACCGCTGCCAGCTCCGCCTCCGCCTCGGCGATGGACGACAGCGGCCGCATCTGTTCCACTCGATCCTGCCCCAGCCGGGTCGCCGCAAAGCTGCGGATGTGCTGGCGGACCTTGTCGTATTCAAGAATGTGCAACACGCGTTCCTGCATGCCATGCCACCCTGCCTTGTCCATGCCGGGCCCTTTCGGCCGGGCCGGCCCAGAAATCCCATCTATTGTACCACATGCCCGGAGAAAGGCTGGGAAAGATAACGGTACGTCAGACGAAAGGAGGAGCAACATGAACATCATCGGAACCGTGGTCCGGTTCGTGGTATCCGCGTTGGTTCTGATGTTCGTCGGATTCCTCGTGCCGGGATTCGGCGTGGTGAACTTCTGGACCGCGCTCCTCGCCGCCGTCGTGATCGCGTTGTTGGGTTGGGCCATCGAGGCGCTGTTCGGCCGCAGAATGTCGCCCTATGGCCGCGGCATCGTAGGGTTCATCTCCGGTGCGGTGGTCCTGTACATCGCACAGATGTTCGTCCCCGGCATGCGGGTCACGGTCCTCGGGGCGTTGTTGGCGTCGCTCGTCATCGGGATCATCGACCTGTTCGTCCCCACCGAGCTGCGCCGGAAAAGAGAAACTTGACGCCACACGAAAGCGGGCTGTCCCTTCCTATGGGCAGCCCGCTTTTGTCCTTTTGCCCTTGTGTGCCCGCACTCCATCAGGACAACCCGCCAGCGGCCGTCGTCCCGGGCGCGGGCTAGTGCAGGCTTGCGGCGTTTCGGGTCTGCGCCTCCAGCCACGACACAACGCTCGAATTCGTCAATTGCGCCTGCAGTCTGTCGTTTTGCACATGGTCCATGACCAACACGGCGACATAGACGAACAGCATGGCCAGCGCAACACCGGCGACCAAACCGGCCAGACGGTTGACCAGAGACAGGACGGGCAGGTGAAACACCGCATCCACCAGCCCCGCAGCGTAGCGGAGCAGCACCCACGACAACAGGAACACCGCCGCGAACGACACGGCTCCGGACAGATCCCCCAGCAGCCAAGCTGCGACACCGGGACGGACGTGCGGCGTTTGGACATTCCCAATCCAACTGGCCACCGCCGGCTGGACATACGGCCGAAGCCACCATGCCAGCCCATAGGCGGCGATCCCGCCGCACAGGCGGGTCACTTGACGCACCAGCCCGAGCCGGTAGCCGTTCCAGCCACCCAGGGCGATCACAGCCACGATCACGAGATCCATCAGATCCACCTGCACAACGCTCCTATCCGCGATCCCCTCCACCTGGACGCACGCCCACCAGGACGCACGGAGACCACGACGCACGGCCTGCAGCCCCGCGCCGGCACAGGCCTGGCGGCGCCTTCAACGGGTGGATGAAGACCGGGTCTGTTGGTCCAACAACTCCAGCAACTCCCGGTACTCCTGTTGGAGCCGAACCAGGTCGTCCGCGATGTTGAGCGCGGCCAGCACGGCCTGGCGGCGCAGATCTAAATTCGGGTTGGCCGCTGCGACGCGCTGCATCACCGCATCCACCAGCTGTGCGACTTCACGCAGATGCGCCTCGCTCGCCGGGCCGCGCAAGGTGTACTCCTGTCCACAGATGGTGACGCGAATGCGATGGTTGTTCTCCGTGCCCATGGATCGGCTCCCTCCTTCCCGTTGATTTCGTCCTCCGCCCGCGAATTCCTGCCCCTCTACCCGCGCAGGACGGCGGCAAATCGCGCGGTCCAAGCCGCCAGCACGCGCGCGACCACGGCTTCCACCTCGTCATCCGTCAACGTCCGTTCCTGGGAACGGCAGGTCAGGCGGATGGCGACACTCTTCATGCCCTCCGGCACACCCGGTCCCGTGTACACGTCGAAGACCCGGACGTCCTCCAACAGGTTTTCGCCGCCCTCCCGCGCCGCGTCTCGCGCCGCGGCCAGCAGGGCGTCCGCCGGGACGTCGCGCCCCACCACCACCGCCAGGTCCCGCCGCGATGCGGGATGCCGCGGCAGAGGGGTCACCAGCCACCGGTCGGACAGGCGAGGCACCAGGAGATCCAGGTCGAACTCCCCGTATACCGCCCCATCCAGTTCGAAAGCCGCCGCCGTCTCCGGATGCAGCTCTCCGAAGCTGCCGATGCGCTCGCCGTCCAGCCACACCTCGGCCGACCGGCCGGGGTGCAGCCACGGTGAAGACGCCGGCCGGAACTCCGCCAGGTCCAACCACCCGAAGGCGCCCAGCCACACCTCCACGGCCCCTTTGGCGTCGTAAAAATCGTACGGACGCGGCCGGTTCCAAACGTCTGCCTCCGTCACGCCGAACCACAGACCCGCCCACTGCGTCCGCTCGCACGGCAGTTCGTCAAGCGGCAACCGCGCCGGTAGGTATACGCGTGCGATCTCGAACACCCGCCCGCCCGCGACATCCCGGGCCAGGTTGTACTGGGCCACCTGAGCCAGGCTGGGCAGCAGATGCGTGCGCAGGACCGACCGCTCCTCGGACATCGGCATCCGGAGCGGAATGGTCTGCCGATACGGAGAATCTGGACCCACCCGCAGCGCGTCTAAGGCCCCCGGATGGGTCAGGGCGTAGGTGAACACCTCTGTCATCCCCATCCCGGTCAATACCTCCCGCGTCCGCTTGCGCAGGCGTTGGCTCGGGGTGCGCACCCCGGCTGTCGTAGCGCCAAAGGGCAGCGTCGACGGGATGGCCTCGTATCCGACAAGCCGCGCCACCTCTTCCGCCAGATCCGCCTCCAGGGTGATGTCCGGACGGCGCGTGGGCACCTCGATGCGCCAAGCGCCCGGTGACGATTCCTCGACCGTGAACCCGAGCCGGCGGAACACGCCGCGCATGGCTTCTGCGGAAATGTCCGTGCCGAGCAGCCGGTTGCAGCGCTCCGGGGAGAACGTCACCGTGTGCGGCTGTGGCTGCTGGCCGCGCAGGACCGACACCACGCCGCCCTCGCAACGGCCGCCGCCCAGTTCGCAAAGGAGCTCTGCCGCGCGGAGGAGGGCCGCCCGGATGGCTACGGGATCGATCCCCTTTTCAAATCGCTGCTGCGCCTCTGAACGCAGCCCCAACCGCTGCCCGGTGCGCCGGACCGAGGCCGCGTCGAAGGCGGCCGATTCAATCACGACCTGGCGCGTCGTCGCGCTGACCTCTGAATTCTCACCGCCCATCACCCCGGCGATGCCGATGGCCCGTTCGAGATCCGCGATCACGATGGTGTCCTCGTTCAATTCCCGTTCCTGGCCGTCCAGCGTGACCAGGTGTTCTCCAGGTCGCGCCTGCCGCACGACGATGTGACCCCCGCGGACCTGCCCGAAGTCGAAAGCGTGCAGGGGTTGCCCCCATTCCAACATCACGTAGTTCGTGACGTCGACCATCAGGTTGATGGGGCGGACGCCCATGGCGAGCAGCCGCATCTGCATCCACAGCGGCGAGGGCTGGGGCGTGAGGCCGGTGACCACCTGTGCGTCGTAACGCGGGCAGCGATCCGTCTCGATGGTCACACGCACGGGGGATGTACCGGATGCAGCCGGTTCCGCCGGCGCTGGAAACCGCACCGGCCGGTCGTACAGGGCACCCACCTCGTAGGCCAGGCCCCGCATGGACAGGCAATCGCTGCGATTGGGCGTGAGGCCGATCTCCAGCACGACGTCGTCCAGGTGCAGGAGCGTCACGACGTCCGCGCCAACAGGTGCGTCGTCCGGGAGGAGGAACAGGCCCTCCGTCTGCTCCTTGGGCAGCAGCTTCACCTCAAGGCCGATCTCCTGGGCGGAGCAGAGCATCCCGTTCGACTCCACGCCCCGAATCTTGACCTTCCCGATGGGGCCGCCCGGAAGCGATGCCCCCGGCAGGGCGGTCGGCACCTTCTGTCCGGCCTGCACGTTGGGGGCCCCGCAGACGATGGTCAGCGCTTCGCCAACGCCTGCGTCCACCGTGCACACCTTCAAACGGTCCGCGTTCGGGTGCGGCTCACAGGTCAGCACCTTTCCTACGACCACGCCGCGCACCCCCCGGTTGCGCGGCGTCACCGCCTCCACCTCCAAGCCCGCCGACGTCAACTTGTCCGCCAGCGCCTCCGGGGAGATGTCGCGGACATCCACGTACTCACATAACCACTGATAGGACAATTTCATGCGAGAACCTCCTCACATCCTCACGCTCACGGCATTTCTCACATCTGGCCTCACACTCACACCGGACGCGTGAATTGCCGAAGCAAGCGCAGATCGTTCTGATACAGCTGCCGGATGTCCTCGATGCCGTATTTCAACATGGCGATCCGCTCCACCCCCATGCCGAAGGCGAATCCGTTGAACCGACGGCTGTCGTACCCGGCCCCATCGAGCACGTGAGGATGGACCATCCCCGCCCCGAGGATCTCAATCCAGCCCGTATCCTTGCACACACGGCACCCGGCGCCGCCGCAGTTGATGCAGCGAACGTCCACCTCAGCGCTCGGCTCCGTGAACGGGAAAAAGCTGGGCCGCAGCCGGACCGCCTGTTCCGGCCCAAACATGGCGCGGGCGAACTGCTCGAGCACGCCTTTGAGATCGCTCATGCGGATGCCTTCGTCGACCACCAAACCTTCAATCTGGTTGAAGGCGTGCGAATGCGTGGCGTCGTCTTCATCGCGGCGGTAGACGCGCCCCGGGACAATCACCTTGACCGGTGCCATGGGCCGCATCCGTTCCATCGTGCGCACCTGCATCGGGGAGGTGTGCGTCCGCAGAAGGAGCGTGTCGGTCAAGTAAAAGGTGTCCTGCATATCCCGGGCGGGGTGATCCTTCGGAAGATTGAGCTTCTCAAAGTTGTACTCGTCCGTCTCCACCTCGGGTCCCTCGGCGATGGAGAACCCCATCCCCAAGAAGATGTCCTCCACCTCCTGGATGACCCGCACCAGAGGATGCAGGGCGCCTCGTTCCTGCCTTCGTCCCGGCAGGGTGACATCGATCCGCTCGGACGCCAGACGCTCGGCCAGCTGGCGCTCCGCCAGCGCGGTGCGCGCCGCCTCCCACGCCGCCTGCAGGCGCTCCCGGCAGCGGTTGACCACCTCGCCGGCCCGCGGCCGATCCTCTGCGGGCAGCGTGCCCATCTGCCGCATCACCTGGGACAGGGCGCTCTTCTTCCCCAGATAGCGGACCCGCCATTCGTCCAACGCGCGGGTGTCCTCCACCTGCCTCAAGGCGTCCTCCGCCTCTCGTTGCACCTGCAGGACGGCTGCCTCCAATTCCTTGACCTCCACAGTCCGACCTCCTTGTGACCTGCACCGGACGGAACCCGTTCCGCAACCCGCTTCCCGGATTCCCCGGAGATGAAAATGAATGAGCAGCCCGCCCTCAAGGGACGAACTGCTCCGTGGTACCACCCTTGTTGACGACCCTCCGCGTCCGCGCGGACGGCCATCCACTCGATGGCGCGTAACGTGCGCCGTCCGGCGCCGCCTACCAGCGGGTGTCCCGCCTTCAGCCGCGCAGCTCCAGGGTGAACTTCACGGCCATCCCGCCTGCCCCGCTCTCAGTCGCGGCTGGGCTCCCTGTGAGGGGAACGGCCGTTACTCTCCCTTTCCTCGCCGTTGTGCAATCCGATTCCTTCCGGGCGCGAAGACCGCCGGTCTATGCGAAGTATAATGGAACCCGGCCTCCGTTCGCAACCACTTGTCCAAGAAATCCAGCGGACCCTTCATAACCCTCTGTCTTTTATCCGCAAAACAGCATATGATATGAGCAAACGGGTCGCTCCTGTCAGTGCCAGGTGCAGTCGTTCCGTCAGACTATTCCGTCTTAATTCCCGGCGTGGGCGCGTGCCGGCGGAACCCGCCCGCCGCATCCGGCGCCCAGCGGACCAAAAAAAGGCTGGTGTGGCGTGTATGATTCTCCAAATGCTGCGCGACCTCCTCATCGACTACGCACTGGATCACCGCGACAGGGAGCTGTTCATGCGCCTGACGTCCGCCGACTGGGAGCAATTTGTCGTCCAACCTGTGGAGTCGGTCGACCAAGCCCCCGTCCTGGTGATGCACGAACGCGACACGAAGACGGTCGTCAAGCTGCAGCTGCCCGATTGCCCGCAGCCGACCGTGTTCGCGGTACCGGAGGACGAGTGGGACAGCAACGGATGGCGGGACCCGTACGGGCTGACGTTTTACGACCGGCTGCGCAGCGCCGGCTTTCGGTTTAAGAGCGAGTGGCGTGCCGTCGATGCGGGCGACTGGCAGGCTATCCAACGCAGCTGCCGCATCGTCCATCCGATGGACTTGGCCATCGCGCATCCATCCAAGACGCTGCGCGTCCAGTCTTCCCAGCGCCGCTTCACCAGCAACACGCCCTGATGACTCCGCACCCGCCATGACGGAGGGCCGCCGTTGTCCCCCACCGGGAAACGGCGGCCCATGTGATCCTCGCGCACGCGCCACGGCGCGCAACGTGCGGTTTAACCCTGGATGTCGACGTTCAACAACGAATCCGAGCCGGTTGGAGACGGGACGAATCCCGTAACCTTCTTATTCGCAGCCAGCGCCGGTGTCGAGTGATCCAAGGGTACCCACGGCGCATCCTTATAGATGATCTGCTCTGCCTGCTGATAGAGCTGCGCCCGTTTCTGCTGATCGGTCTCCTTCTGCGCCTGGGTCAGCAGCTGATGGACCTGCGGGTTGACGTAGAAGGCCACGTTCTGCGCAGGCGCCTTGGCGTTATCCGAGTCGAGCAGGACGTACAGGAAGTCGTCCGGATCGCCGTTGTCCCCGGTCCACCCCAACAGGCACATGGTGTGTTCCCCGTTTGCGGTTTTCTTCAGATACGTCGCCCAGTCGTACGTCACAATTTTGGCGTCGATGCCGATCTTCTTCAGGTCCGCCTGAATCGCGGTGGCGATCTTCTGCGGATCCGGCATGTACGGGCGCGCTACGGGCATCGCCCACAGCTCCGTCTGGAA includes the following:
- the pheT gene encoding phenylalanine--tRNA ligase subunit beta: MKLSYQWLCEYVDVRDISPEALADKLTSAGLEVEAVTPRNRGVRGVVVGKVLTCEPHPNADRLKVCTVDAGVGEALTIVCGAPNVQAGQKVPTALPGASLPGGPIGKVKIRGVESNGMLCSAQEIGLEVKLLPKEQTEGLFLLPDDAPVGADVVTLLHLDDVVLEIGLTPNRSDCLSMRGLAYEVGALYDRPVRFPAPAEPAASGTSPVRVTIETDRCPRYDAQVVTGLTPQPSPLWMQMRLLAMGVRPINLMVDVTNYVMLEWGQPLHAFDFGQVRGGHIVVRQARPGEHLVTLDGQERELNEDTIVIADLERAIGIAGVMGGENSEVSATTRQVVIESAAFDAASVRRTGQRLGLRSEAQQRFEKGIDPVAIRAALLRAAELLCELGGGRCEGGVVSVLRGQQPQPHTVTFSPERCNRLLGTDISAEAMRGVFRRLGFTVEESSPGAWRIEVPTRRPDITLEADLAEEVARLVGYEAIPSTLPFGATTAGVRTPSQRLRKRTREVLTGMGMTEVFTYALTHPGALDALRVGPDSPYRQTIPLRMPMSEERSVLRTHLLPSLAQVAQYNLARDVAGGRVFEIARVYLPARLPLDELPCERTQWAGLWFGVTEADVWNRPRPYDFYDAKGAVEVWLGAFGWLDLAEFRPASSPWLHPGRSAEVWLDGERIGSFGELHPETAAAFELDGAVYGEFDLDLLVPRLSDRWLVTPLPRHPASRRDLAVVVGRDVPADALLAAARDAAREGGENLLEDVRVFDVYTGPGVPEGMKSVAIRLTCRSQERTLTDDEVEAVVARVLAAWTARFAAVLRG
- the pheS gene encoding phenylalanine--tRNA ligase subunit alpha, which encodes MEAAVLQVQREAEDALRQVEDTRALDEWRVRYLGKKSALSQVMRQMGTLPAEDRPRAGEVVNRCRERLQAAWEAARTALAERQLAERLASERIDVTLPGRRQERGALHPLVRVIQEVEDIFLGMGFSIAEGPEVETDEYNFEKLNLPKDHPARDMQDTFYLTDTLLLRTHTSPMQVRTMERMRPMAPVKVIVPGRVYRRDEDDATHSHAFNQIEGLVVDEGIRMSDLKGVLEQFARAMFGPEQAVRLRPSFFPFTEPSAEVDVRCINCGGAGCRVCKDTGWIEILGAGMVHPHVLDGAGYDSRRFNGFAFGMGVERIAMLKYGIEDIRQLYQNDLRLLRQFTRPV
- a CDS encoding IDEAL domain-containing protein — translated: MILQMLRDLLIDYALDHRDRELFMRLTSADWEQFVVQPVESVDQAPVLVMHERDTKTVVKLQLPDCPQPTVFAVPEDEWDSNGWRDPYGLTFYDRLRSAGFRFKSEWRAVDAGDWQAIQRSCRIVHPMDLAIAHPSKTLRVQSSQRRFTSNTP